The sequence CCATGCCCCTTTTGCCCCGCAGTGGCTTGCTGGTGGCGTTGGGGGTGGCGTTGACCGGCGGACTGCACCTGGACGGGGTGATGGATACGGCGGATGGACTGAGTGTGACTGACCCCGAACGGCGGTTAACCGTTATGCAGGACAGCCGCACGGGAGCCTATGGGGTCATGGCGGGTTGTCTGGTCATTGTCCTCAAAATGATGGCTCTGGCGAGTTTGCCGACCGACCGGTTTTGGCTGTTGACCGGGGGGATGGGGTGGGGACGGTGGGGACAGGTGACAGCCATTAGTTTTTATCCCTATCTGCGCCCGGAAGGGAAGGGCAAGATTCACCATCGGGAGCCGCTCCGGTGGCAATGGGTGCCAGGGTTGGTGCTTTTACTGGGGTGGGCGGGGCTGTGGGGGGGCATAACCGGTCAATTCACCTTGCCCCTGGCGCTCACGGGCTGGGGATGCGGCTTGGCGGTGACCGTCGGCTTTGCCCTGCATCGCCGGTTGGGGGGGCACACGGGGGATACCTACGGGGCGGTGGTGGAATGGGTGGAAACCCTCTGTTGGTGCGCCATGACCCGCTGGTTTCCTGGTGGTTCCCCTTTATCATAAAGGGTTAGGTCTGAATGCAAACCTTTCTTGATCCAAAAACATGGACTACGCCATTGATTTTGGGAGTAGCAATACGGTGATTGCCCGCCGTTCTCCCGTGACGGGTCAGCCGGAAACGGTGGCGTTGGCGGGGTTATCCCAAGCGGACGGGTTGATCCCCACCTTAGCCTGTTGGGTACATCCGGAGCAAAGGGAATTATGCTGTGGTCAAGAGGTGCGGGAATATATGCAAAAAAAATCCCCACAAACCCCCATTTTTCACCACTTCAAACGGCAATTATTACAACCCCCAACCCCAGAGGATTCCCAGATTAAACAGGTGGGAGAATTGTTTTTACAACGGTTACTCCGGGGCATCGAACAACAAAATTATTCCCTGGATACGTTGGTATTAACGGCACCCGTAGATGCGTTTGAATCCTACCGGCAATGGTTGGTGGCGGTGGCGCAGGCATGGCATTTTCAGGAAATTCGCCTATTAGATGAACCGACGGCGGCGGCGATTGGCTATGGGGTGGCGGCCAGTGAAATTGTATTGGTCATGGACTTTGGGGGCGGTACGCTGGATTTGGCATTAGTGCAACTGCAACGACCGGGCACCAAAACCCATCTCGGCTGGATTCTCCGCTCCGGGAAACGGCAATTTACC comes from Synechococcus sp. C9 and encodes:
- the cobS gene encoding adenosylcobinamide-GDP ribazoletransferase, whose product is MGGLWRRFWGAVAFYTVLPVPPGAEVRQVAVWAPLIGVLLGCLLFLADWLLAPMPLLPRSGLLVALGVALTGGLHLDGVMDTADGLSVTDPERRLTVMQDSRTGAYGVMAGCLVIVLKMMALASLPTDRFWLLTGGMGWGRWGQVTAISFYPYLRPEGKGKIHHREPLRWQWVPGLVLLLGWAGLWGGITGQFTLPLALTGWGCGLAVTVGFALHRRLGGHTGDTYGAVVEWVETLCWCAMTRWFPGGSPLS